From Mustela erminea isolate mMusErm1 chromosome 1, mMusErm1.Pri, whole genome shotgun sequence, a single genomic window includes:
- the LOC116569353 gene encoding uncharacterized protein LOC116569353, producing the protein MRRSLPAEPPPCGARSGRGGTELSVVPAWARGRSPCPACWSAAREPVPSRGAGVMSLDGQRIHSTVTRDRQTSGHLLSGGRATSLPTPVLAARSETGTCDLAELLTATSHLLMGRPSSTGAGSLLPDWDILTQFPHGAPPCPELGQRGQQSVSPESENTLTTGGPVQSSHAGPVLLWVPHQSDFPFYMEEKSPFLSDLRCLYLLDQFIVTGVKFLLIPNPDLFAIRQTCIYLWNPLPLESLVLLGVGTI; encoded by the exons ATGCGACGCAGTCTCCCAGCCGAGCCTCCCCCGTGCGGCGCCCGATCTGGACGCGGCGGAACGGAGCTGTCCGTGGTCCCCGCCTGGGCGAGGGGACGGAGCCCCTGTCCCGCGTGCTGGAGCGCAGCCCGGGAGCCGGTGCCATCAcggggcgcgggg GTAATGTCCTTGGATGGACAACGGATTCATTCTACTGTCACTCGTGACAGGCAGACGTCAGGCCACCTCCTATCCGGTGGTCGGGCGACCTCCTTACCAACTCCTGTCCTGGCTGCGCGCTCCGAGACTGG aacctgtGACCTGGCAGAGCTTCTGACCGCAACCTCACATCTCCTGATGGGGCGGCCATCGAGCACGGGAGCTGGGTCCCTACTCCCAGACTGGGATAtcctgactcagtttccccacggAGCTCCCCCTTGTCCAGAGCTGGGACAGAGGGGACAG caGTCCGTTTCTCCCGAGAGTGAGAACACCTTGACCACCGGAGGCCCTGTCCAGTCCAGCCACGCTGGCCCTGTACTCCTCTGGGTGCCCCATCAGTCCGACTTCCCCTTCTACATGGAAGAGAAAAGCCCCTTCCTGTCTGATTTGAGATGCTTGTACCTCTTGGATCAGTTTATTGTCACCGGAGTCAAGTTTCTCCTTATACCAAATCCAGATCTGTTCGCTATTAGACAGACATGCATTTACCTTTGGAACCCACTGCCTCTGGAGAGCTTGGTGCTCCTGGGAGTTGGAActatttaa
- the LOC116569344 gene encoding zinc finger protein 77-like produces the protein MDAVVFADVAVNFSREEWALLDRGQRQLYRDVMLETCRNLAFLVGTSQDKRTASRTQQNVLQNELPSEGKTVLCARNDSCSVFGENWKFPNSGDQTQTEERRLRGHLVKQVCESSEDSRRGETRRQMTSLTVREDRPTGDKSCHCAKCREAFTDGSFPENPQRSHPGHKPSPREECGSACSCVSSPSPHVDTGLGEKPYEPQDTGGASKRDLKSRGSKQSLECKKCGKSFPCRLSFRGHVRGHCGQRVHACDVCGKVFMYQSYLTRHMRTHSGERPYECVKCGEAFGSASRLQRHVRTHTREKPCKCQQGGKAFPGDYSLEAHMRRHEKDRTLECKECGQSFRKHLPFEHHMSTHNVMKPYECKECGRLFRYHTALGVHMRTHTGDRPYECKDCGKTFQKCEHFNHNMATHSTVKPYECNLCGRSCRDYTNLRIHMRTHTGERPYECQQCGKTFRYLGNLREHTTTHTGERLYECQQCGKTFRYNSCLREHRWKHTGERPYKCQQCGKAFIRHHTLVLHTVRRHTEGGHLECKECGETFRKHQPFERHMATHGILKPYECKECGRAFRWHRDLQVHTRTHTGERPFICELCGKAFKSLANLRGHTRTHTGERPCKCQQCGKTFSTHGNLQVHMRTHTGERPCKCEQCGKAFLSPGNLRAHRRTHSGERPCKCEQCGKAFTTPGNLRAHMRTHSGERPCKCQQCGKAFTRAASLRVHMKTHTRKRPYECHHCGKAFRSPSHLEAHMQTHTGERPFKCTECGKAFSRPQCFQDHLKTHNTVKSYECKECGKAYKFPSSLRGHMKKHTGERTSVVTTPFRNT, from the exons ATG GACGCGGTGGTCTTTGCGGATGTGGCTGTGAACTTCTCCCGGGAAGAGTGGGCTTTGCTGGATCGTGGTCAGCGGCAGCTCTACCGGGACGTGATGCTGGAGACCTGCAGGAACCTGGCCTTCCTGG TTGGTACAAGTCAGGATAAAAGGACTGCATCAAGGACTCAGCAGAATGTTTTGCAGAATGAGCTCCCCAGTGAAGGCAAGACCGTCCTATGTGCAAGAAATGATTCGTGTTCTGTTTTtggagaaaactggaaatttccTAACAGTGGAGATCAGACCCAAACAGAGGAAAGGCGTTTGAG AGGTCATTTGGTGAAGCAGGTCTGTGAAAGCAGTGAAGATAGTCGACGTGGAGAAACCAGAAGGCAGATGACAAGTCTTACCGTGCGTGAGGATCGTCCTACTGGAGACAAGTCCTGTCACTGCGCCAAGTGTAGAGAAGCCTTCACAGATGGTTCTTTCCCTGAGAATCCACAAAGATCCCACCCTGGACACAAACCTAGTCCCCGTGAGGAATGTGGGTCGGCCTGCAGCTGTGTCTCGAGCCCCAGCCCTCACGTGGATACAGGCcttggagagaaaccttatgaacCTCAGGACACTGGGGGAGCTTCGAAGAGAGACTTGAAGAGTCGCGGTAGTAAACAATCTTTAGAGTGCAAGAAATGTGGAAAAAGTTTCCCTTGCAGGTTGTCCTTTCGGGGTCACGTGAGGGGCCACTGTGGACAGAGAGTCCATGCATGTGATGTGTGTGGGAAAGTCTTCATGTATCAGTCCTACCTTACACGTCACATGAGAACTCACAGTGGGGAGAGACCCTATGAATGTGTGAAGTGTGGAGAAGCCTTTGGGTCTGCTTCACGTCTGCAAAGACACGTGAGGACACACACTCGGGAAAAACCCTGTAAATGTCAGCAAGGTGGGAAAGCCTTCCCTGGTGACTACTCCCTTGAAGCACACATGAGAAGACATGAAAAGGACAGAACCTTGGAATGTAAGGAGTGCGGGCAAAGTTTcaggaagcatctgccttttgaaCATCACATGAGCACACACAATGTCATGAAACCCTATGAGTGTAAGGAGTGTGGCAGACTCTTTAGATATCACACAGCCCTTGGAGTCCATATGAGGACACATACTGGGGATAGACCATATGAATGTAAGGATTGTGGAAAAACTTTCcagaaatgtgaacattttaatcATAACATGGCCACCCACAGTACCgtgaaaccctatgaatgtaactTGTGTGGCAGATCCTGCCGGGATTACACAAACCTGCGCATCCATATGAGGACGCACACTGGGGAAAGACCCTATGAATGTCAGCAGTGTGGGAAGACCTTCAGATATCTTGGAAATCTGCGGGAACATACGACAACACACACAGGGGAGAGACTGTATGAATGTCAGCAGTGTGGGAAGACCTTCAGGTATAACTCATGCCTGCGAGAACACAGGTGGAAGCACACTGGAGAGAGACCCTATAAGTGTCAGCAGTGTGGAAAAGCCTTCATTCGTCACCACACTCTTGTACTACATACTGTGAGAAGGCACACCGAGGGTGGACACTTGGAATGTAAGGAGTGTGGTGAAACTTTCAGAAAGCATCAACCTTTCGAACGTCACATGGCCACACATGGTATCctgaaaccctatgaatgtaaggagTGTGGAAGAGCCTTCAGGTGGCACAGAGACCTACAGGTACATACGAGGACACACACTGGGGAAAGACCCTTCATATGTGAGCTGTGTGGAAAAGCCTTTAAGTCTCTCGCAAACCTTCGAGGACATACAAGGACACACACTGGTGAAAGGCCCTGCAAGTGTCAGCAGTGTGGGAAAACCTTCTCGACTCATGGAAACCTGCAAGTACATATGAGGACACACACTGGGGAAAGACCCTGTAAATGTGAGCAGTGTGGGAAGGCTTTCCTAAGTCCTGGAAACCTGCGAGCTCATAGGAGGACACACAGTGGAGAACGACCTTGTAAATGTGagcagtgtgggaaagccttcaccACTCCTGGAAACCTACGAGCTCATATGAGGACACACAGTGGGGAAAGACCCTGTAAATGCCagcagtgtgggaaagcctttaccCGTGCTGCATCCTTGCGGGTACATATGAAGACACACACTAGGAAGAGACCCTATGAATGTCACCACTGTGGCAAAGCCTTCAGGAGTCCATCGCACCTGGAagcacacatgcagacacacactgGGGAGAGACCTTTTAAGTGTACAGAGTGTGGGAAAGCGTTCAGTCGGCCTCAGTGTTTTCAAGATCATTTGAAAACGCACAACACAGTTAAATCCTATGAATGCAAGGAGTGTGGGAAAGCATACAAGTTTCCCTCATCCCTTCGAGGCCATATGAAGAAACACACTGGGGAGAGAACTTCAGTGGTCACGACTCCCTTCAGGAACACGTGA